The proteins below are encoded in one region of uncultured Eubacteriales bacterium:
- the tufB gene encoding protein chain elongation factor EF-Tu, possible GTP-binding factor (duplicate of tufA) (Evidence 2a : Function of homologous gene experimentally demonstrated in an other organism; Product type f : factor): protein MAKAKFERTKPHVNIGTIGHVDHGKTTLTAAITKYLALQGGAAFTDYASIDKAPEERERGITINTSHVEYQTAARHYAHVDCPGHADYIKNMITGAAQMDGAILVIAATDGPMAQTREHIILARQVGVPAIVVFLNKCDMVDDPELIELVEMEVRELLTKEKFPGDDIPIIKGSALNALTCESNDMNDPDYACIKELMDVVDTYIPTPDRKADQPFLMPVEDVFTISGRGTVATGRVERGQLKAGEEVEIVGLTDERKKTVVTSMEMFRKVLDYVEAGDNVGCLLRGVAKTDVERGQVLSKPGSIHPLTKFKGQVYVLSKDEGGRHTPFFNNYRPQFYFRTTDVTGVITLPEGTEMCMPGDNVVMDVELITPIAIEKGLRFAIREGGRTVGSGVVTETV, encoded by the coding sequence ATGGCTAAGGCTAAATTTGAGCGTACTAAGCCCCACGTAAACATCGGCACCATCGGCCACGTCGACCACGGCAAGACCACTCTGACCGCCGCGATCACCAAGTATCTGGCCCTGCAGGGCGGCGCCGCTTTCACCGATTACGCCAGCATCGACAAGGCTCCTGAGGAGCGCGAGCGCGGCATCACCATCAACACCTCCCACGTGGAGTATCAGACTGCCGCCCGCCACTATGCCCACGTCGACTGCCCGGGCCACGCCGACTATATCAAGAACATGATCACCGGCGCTGCTCAGATGGACGGCGCCATCCTGGTCATCGCCGCCACTGACGGCCCCATGGCTCAGACCCGCGAGCACATCATCCTCGCCCGTCAGGTGGGCGTGCCCGCCATCGTCGTGTTCCTGAACAAGTGCGACATGGTCGACGACCCCGAGCTGATTGAGCTGGTTGAGATGGAAGTCCGCGAGCTGCTCACCAAGGAGAAGTTCCCCGGCGACGACATTCCCATCATCAAGGGCTCCGCCCTCAACGCCCTGACCTGCGAGTCCAACGACATGAACGATCCTGACTACGCCTGCATCAAGGAGCTCATGGACGTTGTCGACACCTATATCCCCACCCCCGACCGTAAGGCCGACCAGCCCTTCCTGATGCCCGTCGAGGATGTGTTCACCATCTCCGGCCGCGGCACCGTCGCCACCGGCCGTGTGGAGCGCGGCCAGCTGAAGGCCGGCGAGGAAGTTGAGATTGTCGGTCTGACCGACGAGCGCAAGAAGACCGTCGTCACCTCCATGGAGATGTTCCGCAAGGTCCTCGACTACGTCGAGGCCGGCGACAATGTGGGCTGCCTGCTCCGCGGTGTTGCCAAGACCGACGTGGAGCGTGGCCAGGTGCTCTCTAAGCCCGGCTCCATCCATCCCCTGACCAAGTTCAAGGGCCAGGTCTACGTTCTGAGCAAGGACGAGGGCGGCCGTCACACCCCCTTCTTCAACAACTATCGCCCCCAGTTCTACTTCCGTACCACCGACGTGACCGGCGTCATCACCCTGCCCGAGGGCACCGAGATGTGCATGCCCGGCGATAACGTCGTCATGGACGTGGAGCTGATCACCCCCATCGCCATCGAGAAGGGCCTCCGTTTCGCTATCCGCGAGGGCGGCCGTACCGTTGGCTCCGGTGTCGTCACCGAAACCGTGTAA
- a CDS encoding conserved exported hypothetical protein (Evidence 4 : Homologs of previously reported genes of unknown function), which yields MFIFTAKVNRKKLILGAVAAVLLCGAAILAATALNARGTAALSSGADPTGVKTNDDRVAYLSRYGWTVDAQPASVEELMIPDEFDETYTQYLELQASQGFDLTKYCGKRVKRYAYTITNYPTGEVGVQAGLLIYKNTIIGGEVLSAQLNGFIHSLEMPS from the coding sequence GTGTTTATCTTTACCGCGAAGGTCAACCGCAAAAAGCTGATTCTGGGAGCGGTGGCCGCGGTGCTCCTGTGCGGGGCCGCCATCCTCGCCGCCACCGCGCTGAACGCCCGGGGGACTGCCGCCCTCTCCTCAGGAGCCGATCCCACCGGCGTGAAGACCAACGATGACCGGGTCGCCTATCTGTCCCGCTACGGCTGGACTGTGGACGCCCAGCCTGCCTCCGTAGAGGAGCTGATGATCCCCGACGAGTTTGACGAGACTTATACACAGTATTTAGAGCTCCAGGCCTCCCAAGGCTTTGACCTAACAAAATACTGCGGCAAGCGGGTGAAACGGTACGCCTACACCATTACCAACTACCCCACGGGCGAGGTGGGCGTACAGGCCGGGCTACTCATCTATAAGAACACCATTATCGGCGGTGAGGTGCTGTCGGCCCAGCTCAACGGTTTTATCCACAGCCTGGAGATGCCGTCCTAG
- the ftsX gene encoding Cell division protein FtsX, whose protein sequence is MNKRFDLGYFVSEGFHSIFAHGLMSFAAVCMIVACLIIMGSFSLVALNVGNMLGRLEKENEFFAFVEESCTDDQIKTLRSRLEQLPNVASVTFTSKDQAREDFAARYEGTDDAELFENLPNEVYRDRFGIHVVDISQFADTVKAVSALPNVANVRAESEVANGFVVVSNIASGVAIILAVILVVVSLFIISNTIKLGTFTRREEIAIMKMCGATNGFIRWPFIFEGLLLGIAGAVLAFLFQWGVYSIIANAVTTSDTIKLIQIMPFKQVAARVLGAFTGAGLLVGVGGSVMAIRKFLQV, encoded by the coding sequence ATGAATAAGAGGTTTGATTTAGGTTATTTTGTATCCGAGGGGTTTCACTCCATCTTCGCCCACGGGCTCATGTCCTTTGCCGCCGTGTGCATGATCGTGGCCTGCCTCATCATCATGGGATCCTTCTCCCTGGTGGCTCTCAACGTGGGCAACATGCTGGGGCGGCTCGAGAAGGAGAACGAGTTCTTCGCCTTTGTGGAGGAGAGCTGCACGGATGACCAGATCAAGACCCTCCGGTCCCGGCTGGAGCAGCTGCCCAACGTGGCCTCGGTCACCTTTACCAGCAAAGATCAGGCCCGGGAGGACTTTGCCGCGCGCTATGAGGGCACGGACGACGCCGAGCTCTTCGAGAACCTGCCTAACGAGGTCTACCGGGACCGGTTCGGTATTCATGTGGTGGATATCAGCCAGTTTGCCGACACGGTGAAGGCGGTCTCCGCCCTGCCTAACGTGGCTAACGTCCGGGCCGAGAGCGAGGTGGCCAACGGGTTCGTGGTGGTGAGCAACATCGCCAGCGGAGTGGCTATCATTTTGGCCGTTATTTTGGTGGTGGTCTCCCTCTTTATCATCTCCAACACCATTAAATTAGGCACCTTCACCCGCCGGGAGGAGATCGCCATCATGAAGATGTGCGGTGCCACCAACGGCTTTATCCGCTGGCCCTTCATTTTCGAGGGACTCCTCTTGGGCATTGCGGGCGCGGTGCTGGCCTTCCTTTTCCAGTGGGGGGTCTACAGCATCATCGCCAACGCCGTCACCACATCGGACACCATCAAGCTCATCCAGATCATGCCCTTTAAGCAGGTGGCGGCGCGGGTGCTTGGCGCCTTCACCGGTGCGGGTCTGCTGGTGGGAGTGGGCGGCAGCGTCATGGCAATCCGCAAATTCTTACAGGTTTGA
- a CDS encoding putative ribosomal protein L7Ae-like (Evidence 3 : Function proposed based on presence of conserved amino acid motif, structural feature or limited homology) produces the protein MLSELKDGAKVVGVKQTQRALAEGNVRLVFLAEDADPRVIDPVEALCREKGVPTQRVPHMKELGSACGIAVGSAVAALLY, from the coding sequence ATGTTATCCGAACTGAAGGACGGCGCCAAGGTCGTCGGCGTCAAGCAGACCCAGCGGGCGCTGGCTGAAGGAAATGTCCGGCTGGTTTTCCTGGCCGAGGACGCGGACCCCAGGGTCATTGACCCGGTGGAGGCCCTGTGCAGAGAAAAAGGCGTGCCCACTCAGCGCGTCCCTCATATGAAGGAGCTTGGCTCCGCCTGCGGCATCGCCGTGGGAAGCGCGGTCGCCGCGCTGTTATACTGA
- the rpsL gene encoding 30S ribosomal protein S12 (Evidence 2a : Function of homologous gene experimentally demonstrated in an other organism; Product type s : structure), producing the protein MPTFNQLVRKGREQVTYKSTSPAMQHGLNTLSNRETDLPSPQKRGVCTAVRTSTPKKPNSALRKIARVKLTNGYEVTAYIPGVGHNLQEHSVVMIRGGRVKDLPGVRYHIIRGTLDAQGVANRKQSRSKYGAKRPKAGKK; encoded by the coding sequence ATGCCTACGTTCAATCAGCTCGTTCGCAAGGGCCGCGAGCAGGTGACCTATAAGTCCACCTCTCCCGCCATGCAGCACGGCCTGAACACCCTCTCCAACCGCGAGACCGACCTGCCTTCTCCTCAGAAGCGCGGCGTCTGCACCGCAGTGCGTACCTCCACCCCTAAGAAGCCCAACTCGGCCCTTCGTAAGATCGCCCGTGTGAAGCTCACCAACGGATATGAGGTCACCGCCTATATCCCCGGTGTGGGCCACAACCTGCAGGAGCACTCCGTCGTCATGATCCGTGGCGGCCGTGTGAAGGACCTTCCCGGCGTCCGTTACCACATCATCCGCGGTACTCTCGACGCCCAGGGTGTTGCCAACCGGAAGCAGAGCCGTTCCAAGTACGGCGCGAAGCGTCCCAAGGCCGGCAAGAAGTAA
- the ytzG gene encoding Uncharacterized RNA pseudouridine synthase YtzG: protein MERLDKILAGTGRWSRREARDLVHVGRVTANGAVARSAEEKYDREGLELLVDGESVLAPRFTYLMLHKPAGLVSATEDPRQPTVLELLPAHLRKIGLFPAGRLDKDTEGLLLLTNDGELAHALLSPKKHVDKTYFVRAAGALDGEDVKAFEAGMTLGDGYTCLPAGLEPLAEPDTALVTLREGKYHQIKRMLAARGKPVVYLKRLTMGPLVLDKTLEAGKWRPLTEKELQALRG, encoded by the coding sequence ATGGAGCGTCTGGACAAGATTCTGGCCGGGACGGGTCGCTGGTCGAGGAGAGAAGCGCGGGACCTGGTCCATGTGGGGCGGGTGACCGCAAACGGCGCGGTGGCCCGAAGCGCAGAGGAGAAGTACGACCGGGAGGGGCTGGAGCTGCTGGTGGACGGGGAGAGCGTCCTGGCCCCCCGGTTTACCTACCTCATGCTCCACAAGCCCGCTGGGCTGGTCTCTGCAACGGAAGACCCCAGGCAGCCTACCGTGCTGGAACTGCTGCCCGCCCATCTTCGAAAAATCGGCCTCTTTCCCGCCGGGCGGCTGGATAAGGATACCGAAGGCCTCCTTCTCCTCACCAACGACGGGGAGCTGGCCCACGCCCTGCTGTCTCCCAAAAAGCATGTGGATAAGACCTATTTTGTACGGGCGGCGGGGGCGCTGGACGGGGAGGATGTGAAGGCCTTCGAGGCGGGCATGACCCTGGGGGACGGGTATACCTGCCTCCCCGCCGGGCTGGAGCCGCTGGCGGAGCCGGACACCGCTCTGGTGACCCTGAGGGAGGGGAAGTACCACCAGATTAAGCGGATGCTCGCCGCCCGGGGCAAGCCGGTGGTCTACCTCAAGCGCCTTACCATGGGGCCGCTGGTGCTGGATAAGACCCTGGAAGCTGGAAAGTGGCGTCCCTTGACAGAGAAGGAGCTGCAAGCCCTCAGGGGGTGA
- the fusA gene encoding protein chain elongation factor EF-G, GTP-binding (Evidence 2a : Function of homologous gene experimentally demonstrated in an other organism; PubMedId : 1398129, 6322136, 6989816, 7011903, 7016587, 7042386, 9298646; Product type f : factor) yields the protein MPRKVTLENTRNIGIMAHIDAGKTTTTERILFYTGVNYKIGETHDGTATMDWMAQEQERGITITSAATTCYWKGTKDQYPQTRINIIDTPGHVDFTVEVERSLRVLDGSVTVMCAKGGVEPQSETVWRQADHYKVPRMIYVNKMDIMGADFYHVLDMIHDRLKCNAVPIQLPIGSEDTFKGIIDLVEMDADIYYDDMGKDMRVEEIPADMLELAQEYRTKLIDAVSDLDDEIMELALEEQPIPEELIRKAIRKGTIENKIIPVVCGTSYRNKGVQKLLDAIVDYMPSPIDIPPIKGIDPETEEEDERPSDDSAPFSALAFKIATDPFVGRLSFVRVYSGTLNTGTAVLNSTKKQRERIGRILQMHANHREDIETVYSGDIAAVIGLKNSTTGDTLCDEKHPIILESMEFPEPVIRVAIEPKTKAGQEKMGIALMKLAEEDPTFRTWTDEETGQTIIAGMGELHLEIIVDRLLREYKVEANVGAPQVAYKETIKKSVEQDTKYARQSGGKGQYGHVKITVEPNESGKGYEFVNAITGGVIPKEYIPAVDQGIQGAMLAGVLAGYPVVDVKVTLTYGSYHEVDSSEMAFKIAGSMAFKEACRKATPILLEPIMKVSATAPDEYMGDVMGDLSSRRGMIQGTEARTGATQIDALVPLSEMFGYATDLRSSTQGRGQYTMEPHSYVEIPKSIAEKIIAERGRNTAD from the coding sequence ATGCCTAGAAAAGTAACCCTGGAGAATACCCGCAACATCGGCATCATGGCCCACATCGACGCGGGCAAGACGACGACCACCGAGCGTATTCTCTTCTATACCGGCGTCAACTACAAGATTGGCGAGACCCACGATGGTACCGCCACTATGGACTGGATGGCCCAGGAGCAGGAGCGCGGCATCACCATCACCTCCGCCGCCACCACCTGCTATTGGAAGGGCACCAAGGATCAGTACCCCCAGACCCGCATCAACATTATCGACACCCCGGGCCACGTGGACTTTACCGTCGAGGTAGAGCGTTCTCTGCGCGTCCTGGACGGGTCCGTGACCGTTATGTGCGCCAAGGGCGGCGTTGAACCCCAGTCCGAGACCGTTTGGCGCCAGGCTGACCACTACAAGGTTCCCCGTATGATCTACGTCAACAAGATGGACATTATGGGTGCCGACTTCTACCACGTGCTGGACATGATTCATGATCGCCTTAAGTGTAATGCCGTGCCCATCCAGCTCCCTATCGGTAGCGAGGACACCTTCAAGGGTATCATCGACCTGGTGGAGATGGACGCCGACATCTACTACGACGACATGGGCAAGGATATGCGCGTGGAGGAGATCCCTGCCGACATGCTGGAGCTGGCCCAGGAGTACCGCACCAAGCTGATCGACGCCGTGTCCGACCTGGACGACGAGATCATGGAGCTGGCCCTGGAGGAGCAGCCCATCCCCGAGGAGCTCATCCGCAAGGCCATCCGCAAGGGGACCATTGAGAACAAGATTATCCCCGTGGTTTGCGGCACCTCTTACCGCAACAAGGGTGTGCAGAAGCTGCTGGACGCCATCGTGGACTATATGCCCTCGCCCATCGACATCCCCCCCATCAAGGGCATCGACCCCGAGACCGAGGAGGAGGACGAGCGCCCCTCCGATGACAGCGCCCCCTTCTCCGCGCTGGCCTTCAAGATCGCCACCGACCCCTTCGTGGGCCGCTTGAGCTTCGTGCGTGTGTACTCCGGTACTCTTAATACCGGCACCGCCGTGCTCAATTCCACCAAGAAGCAGCGCGAGCGCATCGGCCGCATCCTCCAGATGCACGCCAATCACCGCGAGGACATTGAGACCGTCTACTCCGGCGATATTGCCGCTGTCATCGGCCTTAAGAACTCCACCACCGGCGACACCCTCTGCGATGAGAAACACCCCATCATCCTTGAGTCCATGGAATTCCCCGAGCCCGTTATCCGCGTCGCCATCGAGCCCAAGACCAAGGCTGGTCAGGAGAAGATGGGCATCGCGCTGATGAAGCTGGCCGAGGAGGATCCCACTTTCCGCACCTGGACCGACGAGGAGACCGGGCAGACCATCATCGCCGGCATGGGTGAGCTGCACCTGGAGATCATCGTGGACCGCCTGCTGCGCGAGTACAAGGTGGAGGCCAACGTGGGCGCGCCCCAGGTCGCCTACAAGGAGACCATCAAGAAGAGCGTCGAGCAGGACACCAAGTATGCCCGTCAGTCCGGTGGTAAGGGCCAGTACGGCCATGTTAAGATCACCGTCGAGCCCAACGAGAGCGGCAAGGGCTACGAGTTCGTAAACGCCATCACCGGCGGCGTCATCCCCAAGGAGTATATCCCCGCCGTCGACCAGGGCATCCAGGGCGCCATGCTGGCCGGTGTGCTGGCGGGCTACCCCGTGGTGGACGTGAAGGTCACTTTGACCTATGGCTCCTACCACGAGGTCGACTCCTCCGAAATGGCGTTTAAAATTGCCGGCTCTATGGCATTCAAAGAGGCCTGCCGGAAGGCGACCCCCATTTTGCTTGAGCCCATCATGAAGGTCTCCGCCACCGCGCCCGATGAGTATATGGGCGATGTGATGGGCGACCTGAGCTCCCGCCGCGGCATGATCCAGGGCACCGAGGCCCGCACCGGCGCCACCCAGATCGACGCGCTGGTCCCCCTCTCCGAGATGTTTGGCTATGCCACCGACCTCCGGTCCTCCACCCAGGGCCGCGGCCAGTACACCATGGAGCCCCACAGCTATGTGGAGATCCCCAAGAGCATCGCCGAGAAGATCATCGCTGAGCGCGGCCGGAATACAGCAGATTAA
- the rpsG gene encoding 30S ribosomal subunit protein S7 (Evidence 2a : Function of homologous gene experimentally demonstrated in an other organism; PubMedId : 10094780, 10606263, 10772857, 11160889, 11684020, 12244297, 12809609, 1398129, 1552908, 2461734, 385062, 6349681, 6989816, 7000779, 7507167, 7556101; Product type s : structure), with the protein MPRRGNVPKREVLPDPLYNSVLVTKLVNSIMLDGKKGVAQKVVYGAFDIIKEKTGKEPLDVFTTAIENIMPSLEVKARRVGGATYQVPIEVRPERRQTLGLRWLTTYARNRSEKTMKERLAGELMDAANSLGSAVKKREDTHKMAESNKAFAHYRW; encoded by the coding sequence GTGCCCAGAAGAGGAAACGTACCCAAGCGGGAGGTTTTGCCCGACCCGCTGTATAACTCCGTACTGGTTACCAAGCTCGTTAACAGCATCATGCTCGACGGCAAGAAGGGCGTGGCCCAGAAGGTCGTCTACGGCGCGTTCGACATCATCAAGGAGAAGACCGGCAAGGAGCCCCTTGACGTGTTCACCACCGCCATCGAGAATATCATGCCTTCTCTGGAGGTTAAGGCCCGCCGTGTCGGCGGCGCCACCTATCAGGTGCCCATCGAGGTGCGCCCTGAGCGCCGCCAGACCCTGGGGCTGCGGTGGCTTACCACCTACGCCCGCAACCGTAGCGAGAAGACAATGAAGGAGCGCCTGGCTGGCGAGCTGATGGACGCCGCCAACAGCCTCGGCTCCGCGGTAAAGAAGCGCGAGGACACCCATAAGATGGCTGAGTCCAACAAGGCCTTCGCGCATTACCGCTGGTAA
- a CDS encoding conserved hypothetical protein (Evidence 4 : Homologs of previously reported genes of unknown function), protein MSSRIFQSVVLQMKDSTDRAIGVIDSEGTVVACNELTSIGERWPGSVEAVNGASGDCINFEGKTFRTLTSWNSQFDYAVFVRGEDEQARLVCSMATVALNGAKAYYEEKHDKATFVKSIISDNILLGDIYVRAKELHFVSEAPRAVFLIRQTGEADVSAIDVIQSLFPDKQVDFVLSTSETDVTLIKQLGEGADGRDLYKIAKQIEDALAEELNIKAVIGIGTVVGHIRDLARAHKEAQVAIDVGKVFDTEKSIINYENLGIGRLIYQLPTTLCEMFLQEVFKKNPIDALDQETLFTINKFFENNLNVSETARKLFVHRNTLVYRLEKIKKLTGLDLREFDDAITFKVALMVKKYLISRGIES, encoded by the coding sequence ATGTCCAGCAGAATTTTTCAGAGCGTTGTGTTGCAGATGAAAGACAGTACGGACCGGGCAATTGGCGTGATCGATTCTGAGGGAACGGTGGTAGCCTGCAACGAACTTACCAGCATCGGCGAGCGCTGGCCCGGCTCGGTGGAGGCGGTAAACGGCGCGTCCGGGGACTGCATCAACTTTGAAGGGAAGACTTTTAGGACCCTGACCAGCTGGAATTCCCAGTTTGACTACGCCGTCTTCGTCCGCGGCGAGGACGAGCAGGCGCGGCTGGTGTGCTCCATGGCCACGGTGGCCCTCAACGGCGCCAAGGCTTACTATGAGGAAAAGCACGATAAGGCCACCTTTGTCAAGAGCATTATCTCCGATAACATTCTCCTGGGCGACATCTATGTCCGCGCTAAGGAGCTTCATTTCGTCTCTGAGGCACCCCGGGCCGTTTTCCTCATCCGACAGACCGGGGAGGCCGACGTGTCCGCCATCGACGTGATTCAATCTCTCTTCCCGGATAAGCAGGTGGATTTCGTCCTCTCTACCAGCGAGACCGATGTGACCCTCATCAAGCAGTTGGGCGAGGGAGCCGACGGGCGGGATCTCTATAAGATTGCCAAGCAGATCGAGGACGCTCTGGCTGAGGAGCTGAACATCAAGGCCGTCATCGGCATCGGCACCGTGGTGGGCCACATCCGCGACCTGGCCCGTGCCCACAAGGAGGCTCAGGTGGCCATCGACGTGGGCAAGGTCTTCGACACCGAGAAGAGCATCATCAACTATGAAAATCTGGGCATTGGCCGCCTGATCTACCAGCTGCCCACTACCCTGTGCGAGATGTTCCTCCAGGAGGTCTTCAAGAAAAACCCCATTGACGCCCTGGACCAGGAGACCCTGTTCACCATCAATAAGTTCTTTGAAAATAACCTCAACGTCTCTGAAACCGCCCGTAAGCTTTTCGTCCACCGGAATACCCTGGTGTACCGCCTGGAGAAGATCAAAAAGCTCACCGGCCTTGATCTACGGGAGTTTGACGACGCCATCACCTTCAAGGTGGCCCTCATGGTCAAGAAGTACCTTATTTCCCGGGGCATCGAGTCCTAA
- a CDS encoding Peptidase, M23 family — MAQKPKKQKKDRYWDGRRIVVALLALVMVLLMLLPMLTMIFSAQAATTTEIKGQISNLKGDAADMKTKKAELQGQLNALKGDRNEALTEKSLRDQELSYIKQEISNTEQQIAYYDELILDEQNNLADAQAKEEAQYDLFCQRVRAMEEAGTTSYWSVLFSADSFSELLNRAVDIQDVMDYDNAVIEQLKADRQAVADSLAALQATQAEQQDQKTLLDQQKAEQEVKVAEAAKVLKDVEADVAATQKLLDEQAAEEKRVNDEIARLQKEYDEKIKQNQIQIDPGTGYHWPLPGHYYLTSKFGWRTHPITGRPNEHTGTDISAPNGTPIEAVKGGVVTISEMGSSYGNYVVLNHGDGTSSLYAHMSARSVSVGQVVKQGAVLGYVGSTGSSTGNHLHLEIRVNGSRINPVSCFGGINFTYASSY, encoded by the coding sequence ATGGCACAGAAACCGAAAAAACAGAAAAAGGATCGGTACTGGGACGGTCGCCGCATCGTCGTGGCATTGCTGGCTCTGGTGATGGTTCTACTTATGCTCTTACCCATGCTCACAATGATCTTCAGCGCTCAGGCCGCTACCACCACCGAGATCAAGGGGCAGATCTCCAACCTCAAGGGAGACGCCGCCGACATGAAGACCAAGAAGGCGGAGCTCCAGGGCCAGCTCAACGCTCTGAAGGGAGACCGGAACGAGGCCCTCACCGAGAAGAGTCTCCGGGACCAGGAGTTGAGCTACATCAAGCAGGAGATATCCAACACTGAGCAGCAAATCGCATATTATGATGAGCTCATCCTGGATGAGCAGAACAACCTGGCTGACGCCCAGGCCAAGGAGGAGGCCCAGTACGACCTCTTTTGCCAGAGAGTCCGGGCCATGGAAGAGGCGGGCACCACCTCCTATTGGTCGGTTCTCTTTTCCGCCGACAGCTTTTCTGAACTGCTAAACCGGGCGGTAGACATCCAGGATGTGATGGACTATGATAACGCCGTCATCGAGCAGCTCAAGGCCGACCGACAGGCGGTAGCCGACAGCCTGGCCGCTCTCCAGGCCACCCAAGCCGAGCAGCAGGACCAGAAGACCCTCCTGGACCAGCAGAAGGCCGAGCAGGAGGTCAAGGTGGCCGAGGCCGCCAAGGTCCTCAAGGACGTGGAGGCCGACGTGGCTGCCACCCAAAAGCTGCTGGACGAACAGGCGGCCGAAGAGAAACGGGTCAACGATGAGATCGCCCGCCTTCAGAAGGAGTACGACGAGAAGATCAAGCAGAACCAGATCCAGATCGACCCCGGCACCGGCTACCACTGGCCTCTGCCCGGGCACTACTACCTGACCTCCAAGTTCGGCTGGCGCACCCACCCCATCACCGGTAGGCCCAACGAGCACACGGGCACCGATATCTCCGCCCCCAACGGTACCCCCATCGAGGCGGTGAAGGGCGGCGTGGTGACCATCTCCGAAATGGGGAGCTCCTACGGAAACTACGTGGTCCTCAACCACGGAGACGGCACCTCCAGCCTCTACGCCCATATGAGCGCCCGGTCTGTCAGCGTGGGGCAGGTGGTTAAGCAGGGGGCTGTTCTCGGATACGTGGGCTCCACCGGCAGCTCTACCGGCAACCACCTCCATCTTGAAATTCGGGTCAACGGCAGCCGAATTAACCCCGTCAGTTGTTTCGGCGGCATCAACTTTACGTACGCCTCCTCCTATTGA
- the ftsE gene encoding transporter subunit: ATP-binding component of ABC superfamily (Evidence 2b : Function of strongly homologous gene; PubMedId : 10048040, 14729705, 3025556; Product type t : transporter): protein MIRLTDIHKAYDNGTRALKGISLRIDDGDFVFLVGPSGSGKSTILKLLTAEIAPTEGRLMVNGYNLNNITPRQVPYLRRTLGVIFQDFRLIEKKTVYENLTFGMRVVGASPREIRKRIPYVLELVGLEKKKDMRPDQLSGGEQQRVAIARALVNNPSMIVADEPTGNLDPQRSLEIMLLLEKINELGTTVLVVTHEKELVNRFSKRVVAIESGRIISDGTGGYYSNE, encoded by the coding sequence ATGATTAGACTGACTGACATCCATAAAGCCTACGATAACGGCACGCGGGCCCTCAAGGGCATCAGCCTGCGGATCGATGACGGGGACTTTGTGTTTCTCGTGGGGCCGTCCGGTTCGGGCAAATCCACGATTTTGAAGCTGCTGACCGCTGAGATCGCCCCCACTGAGGGCCGCCTCATGGTGAACGGCTATAATTTGAATAACATTACCCCCCGTCAGGTGCCCTACCTCCGGCGCACCCTGGGGGTCATCTTCCAGGATTTTCGACTTATAGAAAAGAAGACAGTGTACGAAAACCTCACCTTCGGCATGCGGGTGGTGGGGGCCTCACCGCGGGAAATCCGCAAGCGCATCCCATACGTGCTTGAGCTGGTGGGCCTGGAGAAGAAGAAGGATATGCGGCCCGACCAGCTCTCCGGCGGAGAGCAGCAGCGGGTCGCTATTGCCCGGGCTCTGGTAAATAATCCTAGCATGATCGTTGCCGACGAGCCCACAGGCAACCTGGACCCCCAGCGTTCTTTGGAGATTATGCTGCTGCTGGAGAAGATTAACGAGCTGGGTACCACCGTGCTGGTGGTCACCCATGAGAAGGAGCTGGTCAACCGCTTTTCCAAGCGGGTCGTCGCCATCGAGAGCGGCCGTATCATCAGCGACGGAACAGGCGGGTATTACAGCAATGAATAA